Proteins encoded within one genomic window of Saccharopolyspora pogona:
- a CDS encoding IS5 family transposase (programmed frameshift), which yields MVPDELWERIEPVLPRWENALPKLGRKRLPDRLVLQGILFVLHTGIQWEFLPQELGFGSGMTCWRRLAEWNEAGVWQRLHEALLAELNAAGKLDWSRAVIDSSHVRAARRGPKSGPSPVDRARPGSKHHVITEGGGIPTAFSLTGGNVNDVTQLLPLVEAIPPVRGKRGRPRRRPDALYADRAYDSDKHRDKLRAKGIDPQIAERGTGHGSGLGVIRWVVERTIAWYHGMRRLRIRWERRDDIHEAFLGLATCIICYRHIKILC from the exons ATCGTCCCCGACGAGCTGTGGGAGCGAATCGAGCCGGTGTTGCCGCGTTGGGAGAACGCGCTGCCCAAGCTGGGCCGCAAGCGGCTGCCGGACCGGCTGGTCTTGCAGGGAATCCTGTTCGTGCTGCATACCGGGATCCAGTGGGAGTTTCTGCCCCAGGAGCTGGGGTTTGGATCCGGAATGACCTGCTGGCGGCGCCTGGCGGAATGGAACGAGGCCGGGGTGTGGCAGCGGCTGCACGAGGCGCTTTTGGCCGAGCTGAACGCGGCCGGGAAGCTGGACTGGTCTCGGGCGGTGATCGACAGCTCGCATGTGCGGGCGGCGCGGCGCGGCC CCAAAAGCGGCCCGAGCCCGGTCGACCGTGCCCGGCCGGGCTCCAAGCACCACGTGATCACCGAGGGCGGCGGCATTCCGACGGCATTCAGCCTGACCGGCGGCAACGTCAATGACGTCACCCAGCTCCTCCCACTGGTCGAGGCGATCCCGCCCGTGCGAGGCAAGCGCGGGCGCCCCCGCCGCCGACCCGATGCGCTGTACGCCGACCGCGCCTACGACTCTGATAAACACCGGGACAAGTTGCGCGCCAAGGGAATCGACCCGCAGATCGCCGAACGTGGAACCGGCCACGGCTCCGGACTCGGCGTGATCAGGTGGGTCGTCGAGCGCACAATCGCCTGGTACCACGGCATGCGACGTCTGCGCATCCGCTGGGAACGCCGCGACGACATCCACGAGGCGTTTCTCGGCCTGGCTACCTGCATCATCTGCTACCGACACATCAAGATCCTTTGTTAG
- a CDS encoding IS5 family transposase (programmed frameshift), which yields MVPDELWERIEPVLPRWENALPKLGRKRLPDRLVLQGILFVLHTGIQWEFLPQELGFGSGMTCWRRLAEWNEAGVWQRLHEALLAELNAAGKLDWSRAVIDSSHVRAARRGPKSGPSPVDRARPGSKHHVITEGGGIPTAFSLTGGNVNDVTQLLPLVEAIPPVRGKRGRPRRRPDALYADRAYDSDKHRDKLRAKGIDPQIAERGTGHGSGLGVIRWVVERTIAWYHGMRRLRIRWERRDDIHEAFLGLATCIICYRHIKILC from the exons ATCGTCCCCGACGAGCTGTGGGAGCGAATCGAGCCGGTGTTGCCGCGTTGGGAGAACGCGCTGCCCAAGCTGGGCCGCAAGCGGCTGCCGGACCGGCTGGTCTTGCAGGGAATCCTGTTCGTGCTGCATACCGGGATCCAGTGGGAGTTTCTGCCCCAGGAGCTGGGGTTTGGATCCGGAATGACCTGCTGGCGGCGCCTGGCGGAATGGAACGAGGCCGGGGTGTGGCAGCGGCTGCACGAGGCGCTTTTGGCCGAGCTGAACGCGGCCGGGAAGCTGGACTGGTCTCGGGCGGTGATCGACAGCTCGCATGTGCGGGCGGCGCGGCGCGGCCCAA AAAGCGGCCCGAGCCCGGTCGACCGTGCCCGGCCGGGCTCCAAGCACCACGTGATCACCGAGGGCGGCGGCATTCCGACGGCATTCAGCCTGACCGGCGGCAACGTCAATGACGTCACCCAGCTCCTCCCACTGGTCGAGGCGATCCCGCCCGTGCGAGGCAAGCGCGGGCGCCCCCGCCGCCGACCCGATGCGCTGTACGCCGACCGCGCCTACGACTCTGATAAACACCGGGACAAGTTGCGCGCCAAGGGAATCGACCCGCAGATCGCCGAACGTGGAACCGGCCACGGCTCCGGACTCGGCGTGATCAGGTGGGTCGTCGAGCGCACAATCGCCTGGTACCACGGCATGCGACGTCTGCGCATCCGCTGGGAACGCCGCGACGACATCCACGAGGCGTTTCTCGGCCTGGCTACCTGCATCATCTGCTACCGACACATCAAGATCCTTTGTTAG
- a CDS encoding aldehyde dehydrogenase family protein produces the protein MSTAAPNPARTRPALGYISADGIEDRPDGHVMPVENPATGETIAELHEVTADELDGIVTRAQQVYESTWRRTAPEVRGRLLAAWADAIAAHRDQLSDIEVADVGHLRRETIGDLDSCVRILRYYAGLADKLEGQTYAQLPGRLSYGVDEPFGVVAGISPYNGNANSIALKAGPALVAGNCIVIKAPEVAPLLNYRLAELALDAGIPAGVVNVVSGRGSVVGPLLTEHPGIGMIAFTGGPDSGRAVINQSAANIVPVFLELGGKSPAILLPDADLRTAIPSVLHSNFAKSGQSCVAGSRILVPASKYEQVCDELAALAKKIRVGLPTRESSQMGTLITRQHRDHVDDLVQRAVASGATCLAGGAPAEDGELAQGAFYQPTVLANVTDDNPAATTEAFGPMASVLSYEDVDEALARANATQFGLSTQVWGNDAQTIQYLAQNLVAGTVWINTYRSFHPTVPFGGMKQSGFGKENGFASVAMYTRRKAVVWDLTTDRALPYGDQ, from the coding sequence ATGAGCACAGCAGCACCTAACCCAGCGCGCACGCGTCCTGCGCTCGGTTATATCTCTGCCGATGGAATTGAGGACCGGCCCGACGGGCATGTGATGCCGGTCGAGAACCCGGCGACTGGTGAAACCATTGCCGAACTGCACGAGGTCACCGCAGACGAGCTCGACGGCATCGTCACCCGGGCACAGCAGGTGTACGAATCGACCTGGCGGCGCACAGCCCCCGAGGTTCGGGGCCGTCTTCTGGCCGCCTGGGCCGACGCCATCGCCGCGCACCGGGACCAGCTGTCCGACATCGAAGTCGCCGACGTCGGACACCTCAGGCGCGAAACGATCGGCGACCTCGATTCGTGCGTGCGAATCCTTCGGTACTACGCCGGCCTCGCCGACAAACTCGAAGGCCAGACGTACGCCCAGTTGCCGGGTCGCCTGTCCTACGGAGTGGATGAGCCCTTCGGCGTCGTCGCCGGGATCAGTCCGTACAACGGGAACGCCAATTCCATCGCACTCAAGGCGGGTCCGGCCCTGGTGGCGGGCAACTGCATCGTCATCAAGGCTCCGGAGGTCGCCCCACTGCTGAACTACAGGCTCGCCGAGCTCGCTCTCGACGCGGGCATTCCCGCAGGCGTCGTCAACGTCGTGAGCGGCCGCGGATCGGTCGTCGGTCCGCTTCTGACCGAACACCCGGGTATCGGCATGATCGCCTTCACCGGTGGCCCCGACTCCGGCCGCGCGGTGATCAACCAGTCGGCCGCGAACATCGTGCCGGTGTTTCTCGAGCTGGGCGGGAAGAGCCCAGCGATCCTCCTGCCGGACGCCGATCTTCGAACGGCTATCCCGTCCGTCCTCCACTCGAACTTCGCCAAGAGCGGGCAAAGTTGCGTCGCGGGTTCCCGCATCCTCGTTCCCGCCTCGAAGTACGAACAAGTATGCGACGAGTTGGCGGCGCTCGCGAAAAAGATCCGGGTCGGGCTGCCCACACGGGAGTCGTCGCAAATGGGCACGCTCATCACTCGCCAACACCGCGATCACGTCGACGATCTCGTGCAGCGAGCCGTGGCGAGCGGCGCGACGTGCCTCGCGGGCGGGGCGCCGGCCGAGGACGGCGAGCTCGCTCAGGGTGCCTTCTACCAGCCGACCGTGCTGGCAAACGTCACTGATGACAACCCGGCAGCCACGACCGAGGCCTTCGGGCCGATGGCGAGCGTGCTGTCCTATGAGGACGTGGACGAAGCGCTCGCGCGCGCGAATGCGACGCAATTCGGCTTGAGCACGCAGGTTTGGGGCAACGATGCCCAGACGATCCAGTACCTGGCCCAGAACCTCGTCGCCGGCACCGTCTGGATCAACACCTACCGTTCGTTCCACCCGACGGTGCCGTTCGGCGGGATGAAGCAAAGCGGATTCGGCAAGGAGAACGGATTCGCCTCGGTCGCGATGTACACGCGCCGCAAGGCGGTGGTCTGGGACCTCACCACGGACCGCGCGCTGCCCTACGGCGATCAGTGA
- a CDS encoding MFS transporter, giving the protein MSATLGNTLEYFDFAIYGALAATLFPRLFFHQLGSTAGLLASFATFGVGFIARPIGAVVLGHLGDRYGRKPVLFATLLMMGGSSVLIGLLPTNQGILIAVLLVVLRCLQGFSLGGESSGSQLLTMEHCERGRRGFFGSLIIIGSPISQVLANLVIVVLSVMLTPAQFESWGWRIPFLGSVFIVGIAYFIRRRLEETPAFAATNEEAAPQPGATRAKGLRVLWTHPRQVVLLLLAWSGTTLSFYLIAVYGLSYLTTNVGMSSQDAFVILMIANGVSVLTAVIGGLTCDRIGRKPVWYAGLAGCFIGVVLFFTVASTSVVVTGLIVTLVLASIQFLSGAQPALFAEQFPTDVRYSGTALAYTGANLVFSAPAPFVAAGLTALGGPALVAAFTSAIIIVSAVAVSKLREGQELDLAEFTLHDATERNGLAQVQADKECE; this is encoded by the coding sequence GTGAGCGCGACCCTGGGAAATACCCTGGAGTATTTCGATTTCGCCATCTATGGCGCACTTGCCGCCACGCTGTTCCCCAGGCTCTTCTTTCACCAACTGGGTTCAACGGCGGGTCTGCTGGCTTCGTTCGCGACCTTCGGCGTCGGTTTCATCGCACGACCGATCGGCGCGGTTGTGCTGGGGCACCTCGGTGACCGGTACGGTCGCAAGCCCGTTCTCTTCGCGACCCTGCTCATGATGGGCGGGTCATCGGTTCTGATCGGTCTCCTGCCGACGAACCAGGGAATCCTGATCGCGGTGCTGCTCGTCGTACTGCGTTGCCTGCAAGGCTTCTCGCTGGGTGGCGAATCCAGCGGCAGTCAACTCCTGACCATGGAGCACTGCGAGAGAGGCAGACGGGGGTTCTTCGGGTCCCTCATCATCATCGGCTCACCGATCAGCCAAGTGCTGGCCAACCTGGTCATCGTCGTGCTCAGCGTCATGTTGACTCCGGCTCAGTTCGAGAGCTGGGGATGGCGGATTCCCTTCCTCGGCAGCGTGTTCATCGTCGGGATCGCCTACTTCATCCGACGTAGATTGGAAGAGACACCCGCATTCGCCGCAACGAACGAGGAAGCGGCTCCGCAGCCGGGGGCGACCCGCGCGAAGGGGCTGCGCGTGCTGTGGACCCATCCGCGACAGGTCGTCCTGCTGCTGCTGGCCTGGTCGGGCACGACCCTCAGCTTCTACCTCATCGCCGTGTACGGGCTCAGTTACCTGACGACGAATGTTGGCATGTCTTCCCAAGATGCGTTCGTGATCCTCATGATCGCGAACGGTGTCTCCGTCCTCACCGCGGTGATCGGCGGGCTCACGTGCGACCGCATCGGGCGCAAGCCGGTCTGGTACGCCGGTCTCGCGGGTTGCTTCATCGGTGTCGTGCTGTTCTTCACGGTGGCGAGCACCAGCGTGGTCGTCACCGGACTGATCGTGACCTTGGTACTGGCCTCGATCCAGTTCCTCTCCGGCGCCCAACCCGCACTGTTCGCCGAGCAATTCCCGACCGATGTCCGCTACTCCGGCACTGCCCTGGCGTACACGGGAGCCAATCTCGTGTTCTCCGCCCCCGCTCCCTTCGTCGCCGCGGGGCTGACCGCGCTGGGAGGGCCGGCTCTGGTTGCCGCATTCACCTCCGCGATCATCATCGTTTCGGCCGTCGCCGTGTCGAAACTGAGGGAAGGCCAAGAGCTCGATCTCGCCGAATTCACCCTTCACGACGCGACTGAGCGAAACGGGCTTGCGCAGGTCCAGGCGGACAAGGAATGCGAATGA
- a CDS encoding SDR family NAD(P)-dependent oxidoreductase: MTTEYEMESGLSESKSASEAPIGRLQGRRVLVTGAASGIGRRTAELFASEGAALALLDRDKDALEETVAHTGGECVAVDITDEDAVADAVEHAAGAIGGIDGVVNAAGIMFRGFADDVPATAWRNVIEVNLTGAYIVARSCLPWLSREQKATIVNIASAAGLLPNAAGLTAYAASKAGVIGLSKSLAAELAPEIRVNAICPGMVDTAMADGHRENVTNYALKRLASPLEIARAICFLTSDESSYITGAALAADGGRSFH, translated from the coding sequence ATGACGACCGAGTACGAAATGGAGTCCGGCTTGTCTGAGTCGAAGTCTGCGAGCGAAGCGCCGATCGGCCGGCTGCAGGGACGCCGAGTGCTGGTGACGGGAGCGGCATCAGGTATCGGACGCCGCACGGCGGAGCTCTTCGCGAGCGAAGGTGCTGCTCTGGCACTCCTGGACCGCGACAAGGACGCGCTCGAGGAGACGGTTGCGCACACCGGCGGAGAATGCGTTGCCGTCGACATCACGGACGAAGACGCGGTCGCCGACGCGGTTGAGCATGCCGCCGGTGCGATCGGCGGAATTGATGGTGTCGTCAACGCCGCGGGAATCATGTTCCGCGGATTCGCCGACGATGTTCCGGCTACCGCCTGGCGCAACGTGATCGAGGTCAACCTCACCGGCGCCTACATCGTCGCACGCAGTTGTCTGCCGTGGCTCTCGCGAGAGCAAAAGGCAACGATCGTCAACATCGCTTCGGCGGCAGGCCTTCTGCCCAACGCAGCAGGCCTTACCGCCTACGCGGCGTCCAAAGCGGGCGTGATCGGCCTCAGCAAATCACTGGCCGCTGAACTGGCGCCCGAAATCCGGGTGAACGCCATCTGCCCGGGAATGGTGGACACCGCCATGGCGGACGGTCACCGCGAAAACGTGACCAACTACGCCCTGAAACGACTGGCGAGCCCACTCGAGATCGCCCGCGCCATCTGCTTCCTGACCAGCGACGAATCGTCGTACATCACGGGCGCGGCGCTAGCGGCGGACGGCGGACGTTCTTTCCATTGA
- a CDS encoding aldo/keto reductase has protein sequence MQAVPFGPTNTKAPNIIAGMMRIADKTDEQIRTLYTTAREAGIDFFDHADLYGFKHPGGGPHLCERRFSEALGLSGAEREQITLQTKTTIVDEEWHYDSSYKHIVSSVEDSLRALGTDYIDVLLLHRPDALVEPEEVARAFDDLESAGKVRRFGVSNHTPRQVDLLKTAVRQPLVANQVQLSVTHSTIVAQGLASNMVEEADSLTRDGGGIVDYCRINRITIQAWSPFQKGFQDGVFLGSEEYPELNAALDKLAAKYGVTPIAIATAWITRHPAGMQVVLGTTTPQRVADAAAGSDIPLTRAEWYGLIQAAGHRVP, from the coding sequence ATGCAGGCTGTTCCATTCGGCCCGACCAACACCAAGGCCCCCAACATCATCGCCGGGATGATGCGGATCGCGGACAAGACCGATGAGCAGATCCGCACGCTTTACACCACCGCCCGTGAGGCCGGGATCGACTTCTTCGACCATGCGGACCTCTACGGCTTCAAGCACCCGGGCGGCGGTCCGCACCTGTGCGAGCGCAGGTTCAGCGAGGCGCTGGGACTCTCCGGTGCGGAGCGCGAGCAGATTACGCTGCAGACGAAGACCACCATTGTGGACGAGGAATGGCACTACGACTCGTCCTATAAGCACATCGTGTCCTCTGTGGAGGATTCCCTGCGGGCGCTCGGCACGGATTACATCGACGTGCTGCTCCTGCACCGCCCCGATGCCCTCGTCGAGCCCGAAGAGGTGGCGCGGGCCTTCGACGATCTCGAGTCCGCCGGCAAGGTCCGGAGGTTCGGCGTCTCCAATCACACCCCGCGGCAGGTCGACCTGCTGAAGACGGCTGTGCGCCAGCCCCTGGTGGCGAACCAGGTGCAGCTGTCGGTGACCCACTCGACGATCGTGGCGCAGGGGCTGGCCTCCAACATGGTGGAGGAGGCCGATTCGCTCACCCGCGACGGTGGCGGCATCGTCGACTACTGCCGCATCAACCGGATCACCATCCAGGCATGGTCTCCGTTCCAGAAGGGCTTCCAGGACGGGGTCTTCCTGGGATCCGAGGAGTATCCGGAGCTCAACGCCGCCCTCGACAAGCTCGCGGCGAAGTACGGTGTCACCCCCATCGCGATCGCCACGGCGTGGATCACCCGCCACCCGGCCGGCATGCAGGTGGTACTCGGTACCACCACCCCGCAGCGAGTCGCCGATGCCGCAGCCGGCTCGGATATCCCGCTCACCCGCGCCGAGTGGTACGGGCTCATCCAGGCAGCAGGCCACCGCGTGCCGTGA
- a CDS encoding IclR family transcriptional regulator, protein MLHVLQLFSEAEPEWSTAAIIEALETSRSTGYRYIKTLHEAGLLSTVRNGYYTLGPRIIEMDLQIRVTDPLLLASHGVLEDLVDKIGHSALLCTAYRDSVLCVGECRAPDSPANRFSRGQRRPLFQGATSKVILAHLPHHRLKAIYPRQRKEIENAGLGSSWSDFRTTLGQIKKDGYLLTMGEFNPGVYGVAAPVLTDQKTALGSVGVAWEKERRDVDVEHAVLAVKQAATTISERMMEKQRH, encoded by the coding sequence ATGCTCCACGTGCTGCAGCTGTTCAGCGAAGCCGAGCCCGAATGGTCGACGGCCGCCATCATCGAGGCCCTGGAGACTTCCAGGTCGACGGGATATCGCTACATCAAGACCCTGCACGAGGCGGGACTGCTCAGCACAGTGCGCAATGGCTACTACACCCTGGGCCCGCGGATCATCGAGATGGATCTGCAGATCCGCGTGACGGACCCACTGCTTTTGGCCAGCCATGGTGTGCTCGAGGATCTGGTGGACAAGATCGGGCACTCGGCTCTTCTGTGCACCGCGTATCGTGATTCGGTCCTGTGCGTCGGCGAGTGCCGCGCCCCGGATAGCCCTGCCAACCGGTTCAGCCGCGGGCAGCGGCGCCCGCTGTTCCAAGGAGCGACGTCGAAGGTCATCCTGGCTCATCTCCCGCATCACCGCCTGAAAGCTATCTACCCTCGTCAGCGCAAGGAAATCGAGAACGCCGGGCTGGGCAGCTCGTGGAGCGACTTCCGCACGACCCTGGGGCAGATCAAGAAGGACGGCTACCTCTTGACCATGGGAGAGTTCAACCCCGGCGTCTACGGCGTCGCGGCACCCGTGCTCACCGATCAGAAGACTGCCCTGGGGAGCGTGGGTGTCGCCTGGGAGAAAGAGCGGCGCGACGTCGACGTCGAGCACGCAGTGCTCGCCGTCAAGCAGGCGGCAACGACCATCTCGGAACGCATGATGGAGAAGCAGCGGCACTGA
- a CDS encoding NAD-dependent succinate-semialdehyde dehydrogenase produces the protein MTANASDVRISQESREALAEVSTGIFIDGQWGEAASGARFDVVNPATEEVIATVADGGPKDAQRAIETAGRAQKDWAKTAPRERSEILRRAYDLLMARQDELALIMTAEMGKPLAEAKGEVAYAAEFFRWFSEEAVRIGGDVTTTGDGKNRILVSREPVGPCVLVTPWNFPLAMGTRKIGPAIAAGCTMVFKPAALTPLTSLALVDILVEAGLPAGVLNVVCTTKASSVVSPWMSSGIARKISFTGSTEVGVRLLEQASQHVMRSSMELGGNAPFIVFDDADLDRAVEGAIAAKMRNMGEACTAANRIFVQRPVAEEFARRLAARMGSLSVGDGAERGTEVGPLVEEKALRKVQELVDDAVGKGAKVVCGGNRPDRPGYFYSPTVLSDVSAEADLMTEEIFGPVAPVVAFDTEEEAVRMANDTPWGLVSYLFTQDVDRGFRVGEALEAGMVGLNTGLVSNPAAPFGGVKASGLGREGGRVGIEEFLEYKYMAVPRV, from the coding sequence ATGACCGCCAATGCCAGCGACGTCCGCATCTCACAGGAATCACGCGAGGCTCTCGCCGAAGTCAGCACAGGCATCTTCATCGACGGGCAGTGGGGCGAAGCCGCGTCCGGTGCCCGCTTCGACGTCGTCAATCCGGCGACCGAGGAAGTCATCGCGACCGTGGCCGATGGTGGCCCCAAGGACGCGCAGCGCGCCATCGAAACCGCGGGTCGAGCGCAGAAGGACTGGGCCAAGACAGCTCCCCGCGAGCGCAGCGAGATCCTGCGCCGCGCCTACGACCTGCTCATGGCGCGGCAGGACGAGCTCGCCCTGATCATGACCGCCGAAATGGGCAAGCCGCTCGCCGAGGCGAAAGGCGAGGTCGCCTACGCCGCCGAGTTTTTCCGCTGGTTCTCCGAAGAAGCCGTCCGCATCGGCGGCGACGTCACGACGACGGGCGACGGGAAGAACCGCATCCTCGTCTCGCGTGAACCCGTCGGCCCGTGCGTTCTCGTCACCCCGTGGAACTTCCCGCTCGCCATGGGCACGCGCAAGATCGGACCGGCGATCGCGGCCGGCTGCACGATGGTGTTCAAACCCGCCGCCCTCACCCCGCTCACGTCCCTGGCGCTCGTGGACATCTTGGTCGAGGCGGGGCTGCCCGCAGGCGTCCTCAACGTCGTGTGCACGACCAAGGCGTCTTCGGTGGTCTCGCCGTGGATGTCGAGCGGCATCGCCCGCAAGATCAGCTTCACGGGCTCGACCGAGGTGGGCGTCCGCCTGCTCGAGCAGGCGTCCCAGCACGTCATGCGCTCGTCGATGGAACTGGGCGGCAACGCCCCCTTCATCGTCTTCGACGACGCGGACCTGGATCGTGCAGTTGAGGGGGCGATCGCGGCCAAGATGCGCAACATGGGCGAGGCCTGCACTGCCGCGAACCGCATCTTCGTCCAGCGGCCCGTCGCCGAGGAGTTCGCTCGCCGTCTCGCCGCGCGGATGGGCTCGCTGTCGGTGGGCGACGGCGCCGAGCGGGGCACCGAGGTCGGTCCGCTCGTGGAGGAGAAGGCCCTGCGGAAGGTCCAGGAGCTCGTCGACGATGCCGTCGGCAAGGGCGCGAAGGTCGTCTGCGGCGGGAACCGGCCAGACCGGCCGGGCTATTTCTACTCGCCCACCGTCCTCTCGGACGTCTCTGCGGAGGCGGACCTCATGACCGAGGAGATCTTCGGCCCGGTGGCTCCTGTCGTCGCGTTCGACACAGAGGAGGAGGCCGTCCGCATGGCCAACGACACCCCGTGGGGGCTGGTGAGCTACCTGTTCACTCAGGACGTGGACCGGGGTTTCCGCGTGGGAGAGGCCCTCGAGGCCGGAATGGTCGGTCTGAACACGGGCCTAGTGTCCAACCCCGCCGCACCGTTCGGCGGCGTCAAGGCCTCGGGGCTCGGCCGCGAGGGCGGCCGTGTGGGCATCGAGGAGTTCCTCGAGTACAAGTACATGGCGGTCCCGCGGGTGTAA